The stretch of DNA AGGAAAACTATATACTTGTGACAGAAATTCACATGTATAAATTTTTTGTAGAACATTTGCAAAGTATTCAACATTTGCTTACCCCCTGAAAACCTCTTtatctgtatcataaaacaaaaataaaatgtgttaaaataaaaaattattttaaatgtttgttacatAGATGAGGGAAAAGCCTATAGCACTCTAGGAAGTTGAAaataaagtaaacaaacaaacaatgatGGGAGAACAGATACTTGACAGCTCCAAAAACACGGAAGCGTGGCAGGTCAAGATGCTCTCATTTTAATACAAGCAGACTATAAATTTACTTTGAAAAGTAAGCAGATAATACCAAGATAGAgcaaataggaaaagaaaaaaaaatctcaatgttAAGGCTAAAGTAAGATGAAAACTAAAATTGCAGAATATTTATAAGCTAGTATTAACCTGTGGTTTGAACTGAAGCTGTTTGGAGAAGTGTTCACGGCTCTTAGCGCTGAAGTTCCCAAGGAGCTGCAGTGGTCAGGTTCCTTTAGCACTGACAATAGTATCAGTTGACAGGTCCTCACAGAATAAGAAAGAAACCGTTTATCgaaactgtttatttttaaaaacagtctgAACTCATTGGCTTTCACATTGTTTGTGCTGTAAGGCGCtcctggcagtgtgtgtgtgcattgatGCTCATATCCCTCCAGCTTTGGCAAACAAAAGCCTCATTTTTTCTAAATCTATTTAGGAAAATGTAGATATTTGTGATGATTGAATAATAGAACTCTGCtgttaaaatatgattttatatgTCCAGATATTTGATAATATATGGctagtgtatttttaaagattcctttctctcttaggcagggttacagagatggagggaaagaCGGAGatcctccccaaatgaccacagtggctagaaCTGGGACAATccataaaccaggagccaggagcttcttcctggtctcctcggagtgtaggggcccaaggacttgagctattgtCTGCTGGAGACGGCTGACAGCAGAAgggctgggtcggaagtggagcagccgggattcaaactggcacacatacagGACGCTGGTGTTCTGTGGGGGTAGCttgtgtgccacagtgccagcctcctgaAAGTTTTTAAGTGATGCTACAGAGAGAATCTCAAGTTatattaaatttgaaaaagagaggTTGTCAGAATGAGGGAAGATCCGCTGGCATGCTTTTTAGCAAGCATATGCGGTGATGTCAGTAGGAAACTGTTCATGGTGGTTACCTGGAGTTGAGCGAGACTGAAGGAGGTGGGAACCCCAGTGCTGGCATTTGGGTTGCTTAGTCCGACTGTTTGAGAAGCGCAGAAGAAAGGCTTTGCAGGATTAGTGATGGCTGTTTGGAGAGCTATGCCTGCAAGCGCTTGGGCTAATCATTTGCTAATTTCACTCAACATATTGTTTGGTGTGATGGGTTTGGGGGATCTTGGGGTTTTCAGCCTGGGGCTTCCTCTATACTGTATTCTCTGTTCGTCGTTAGTCTATAAACATATGTATCGTACATGTGAGTTTCTTGAGAACAGAGGGTGCTGTTTCCTCTCACCTGTTTTCTCTAAGCTTGAATGATGTCTTGTACCTACTAGTTTTAGCCCTTACATGAAGAATATGCTGCGTAAACATTTGTTCAATCAGCAACATTAGGACACATACAGGGACAACTGAAAATTAGCTAGGAGATTTCCATTTGATCTCATGTTAACCAGCTTGATTTTTCTTAGTCTGACTAAAGACATgactggaaaggaagatgtatACCGCGGCCCGGCCATCAGGGCGCTCTGCAGAGTCACTGACGTAAGTGCCCTCTGGCTGTTATCTGCCCGTGGCCTTGGGGAGGTCAGCTAGCCAGATGTTCTAAATCTTCAAGAGATTTGCGGCTCCAGGTTTTCCCCTCCGATTGCTTTTCCTTTATTGTGCTACTTCACTTTCCCTGAGTACTTGCCCCCTTGAGACCCTGTGTGCAGAACGCCCATCCAAAAGAGGTCAAGGAACACACCGTTAGCATTGGCTACAGAAGGAGGAGTGTAAGACACAGCCAGATCCAAGAGCAGAACATAGCCCAGCAGGATTTCGCAGACATTCCCGATGGTGCTGACCACCTGCCAGCCCTCCAAGGCAGGAGGAGTAGCCAGGTGTTTAACCCTCACTGAGTCTGTTGGCTCTGGAGCGCTGACCGGGACAGGCTGAAATGAAGAGCAGCCTGGGAATTGCCAGGCGTTTTCACTAGGGACTGCGTAGTCATGCGTGGCTGTATTTTATGGGTATGTTTTTAACTCCCTCAGGTATGGAATGATGGCAGGATTAAGTTGTAAATCCCTATCCTAGGAGCAGTCGTACAAATTATTTAATGTTATTTCTCTGTTGTcttgttttagttgtttttataTCACCATTAATTTGGTAGTATAAAACTTAATCATTCCAGTGTTAGCcaaaaaacctttatttttgtctgaataTTGACCATGGTTGATTGGCTCATCTTCCCCGTGGTGAGGTTTTCCCCAGTTAAAATTTGAAAGAGCTTGGTTTCCAGAGGATCCCTTGCTAAGGGTGGGTTTTACTGTGCTGCACATGTAATTCCTTGGAGAGCTGAAGTAGCCAGTGCTTGCAGTATTAACTCGTATGATCTATAGGTCCCATATGGAACATGCGCCCTTCAGATAGGCGTATCTTCCAGAGATTCAGGAATTTATCTGTGAGTCCTTGAGAGGCCCAGCCCCTCCTGGTGTATTTCTTCAGTCAGGTGTTCTCCACTTTGAGAGTTTGCTTCATTGTTAAATGGGTTCTCCCTTAAGCTCGATAGTCAATTATCTGTGTTGAAATTTCTGCTGAGTTGTTTCGTCCTGCCCTCTGCAGTGTAATTACTGCATGATACTGCCTGATGATAATGACATGATAATCTTCTCGTACATCTAAATATTTACACTACACAAATATGGGACTGGTTTTTGTAAATGAAGTTGAACTAGTGATTTTTTTATGAATATGTTTTGCTtcaatagcttttattttttaatgtactaGGGAACAATGTTGCAAGCCATTGAACGCTACATGAAGCAGGCCATTGTGGATAAAGTGTCCAGTGTGTCCAGCTCAGCACTGGTATCTTCCTTAGTAAGTAAGCAAACAGCCTCCTGGTTTTGATGCTTGGTACAGTTTCCTAGTTACAAAAACTAGGAAGTATCACTGCGATTCTCTTATAAATGaaacagttacacacacacacacacacacacacagacacgcatttattttagtttatccTGTCTGGAGGAGCAGTTAAAAACATGAACTTTTCATACGTTTGAAAGATTTTGAGGATCTGAATATCATACATGTGAGCTCGGTGTTGGGGCCGCGACAGAGTCAAGGGCTGTGCTCCTGGAAGCGCTGGCTTCGTGAGCTGCACGTGCGTCTGTCCTCGGCTTCCCTCACCTCCCTCAGAACCTTCTGCCCGAGTCTCTCCGGCAGTCTCCTGTAGCAGTCCGGGACCACTTCTTCCAGGAAGTGGGCTTTGTTTTAGTAATAGGTTTTCCTGCTTTTTGAGCAAAACCAGTTCATTTAGATATCACAAAGCATTTGAGTAAAATCCATTACTAATCTGAGATTGCAGTGTCTGAATTTCACGAGTTCCACCTCTGGAGTAGAATTGTTTGAGGTTTTATAGCAGAGTATAAATGagattttgaaaagtttattgaaaaatggaatttacaGTTCACATTGGCCCCCGAAATTTGAAGTGTGTACTTGCATTCACCTTTGCAAAGGAGGATTGGGAAAAATGGTTCTTGGTTCATCAGTTCCCGAGGGAGTGGGACTTGAAGCAGACTACAAAGCTGCAAAGTTGACCTTTCGTTTAGAAACTTTATGTTGATTTTTCTGAGAAAACTAACTCATGTTTCCAAGTTTCCAGTGACCATGTATTAACTCTTGTTGATTTAGCACATGATGAAGATAAGCTACGACGTGGTGAAGCGCTGGATCAATGAAGCCCAGGAAGCAGCCTCAAGTGACAGCATCATGGTCCAGGTACTGGTGTGAACACACTAGCCTTGTCTTGGAATCAGCTTTCTTTAAGCCTTTATTTTAGGAGCAATGTATTTGTTCCCCCAGCTCAGCGTTATCTGATGGCAGGTTCTTTGGCATGCTAAGCAGCCTAGCCAGGTGGCTTCTCAGGGAGGCTGGTTGTTGCCAGGGTCCTTTCAAGGGCTTAACCGCGGCTCGGATCATGGCTCGGATCATGGCTCAGGGCTTCAGCTGCTGGGTGTGTCACTGACTTCTCATGGTGGCttacgtcctggctgctcacaCTTCCCAGCTACTTCCCCACTTACATTCAGTGAAAGATTAGAGGCTCTTTCCCAAAGTTCTTTCACTCTGCACTGCAATCCTTTATCTAAGATTGAGTTCTTAACTGAAAATTTCATGGAAAGTGCTCCATTTATATTCCAGAGTTTATTTATCTGTGCCCCAGTGAGCGTAAGTGTGGAAAGCATTTTGTGTTAGCTTGTTCAGTTAGGTGGCAGCCAGTCTACTGACTTTTACCTTGGAGACACTCATCCTCCTATTTGCTTTACACCTTGAAAATGACACTTGTTTAGTCTACTTTAGAAGACTAACCCACAGATGGTTTAAAGCTATTGAAAGAGCACAGAGTGCCTTTGTACTGAGGCTGTGTGGGCCCTGGTACACCTGCTGGAGCCATCTTGGGGTGCTGTGTCTGAAGTCAATCTGAATTTCTAGCTTCTGCAGTAAATTGGAAATGCTTATCCTATTAGTCGTGCTGGTGTTTAGTTCAGTATGAAAAATACATCTTGCTattattacaaatattttctctagcTCATGtgattctgttttcctgtgttaTGTCTTTTGACTAATCCGTGTGCCTCATTTTCTTCCTTGCTGTATAGTACCATGCACTGGGAGTTCTGTATCACCTTAGAAAGAATGATCGTCTTGCTGTTTCCAAGATGCTGAATAAGTTTACTAAATCTGGCCTCAAGTCACAGTTTGCTTATTGCATGCTGATCCGAATCGCCAGTCGCCTACTGAGAGAAGCTGAGGATGGGTAAGTGGCTTTACCTGAACGTTGAAGTCAGGGCATCTCAGAGTGGATTTCGCTTAAGAGCGTTTGCTGAGCGATACTGACATTACAGGTGAGGTTCATGTTttccaaactaaaaaaaaaaaaaaaaaaaaccatgaaattaACATTTAGAATGTTTTCTACTTTACTGTTCGTTCTCATATGGATGTTTAattgtgtctattttttttaaagattttattattattattggaaagccggatatacagagagtaggagagacagagaggaagatcttccatccgatgattcactccccaagtgagccgcaatgggctggtacgcgccaatccaatgccgggaccaggaacctcttccgggtctcccacacaggtgcagggtcccaatgctttgggctgtcctcgactgctttcccaggccacaagcagggagctggatgggaagtggagctgccaggattagaaccagcgcccctatgggatcccggggctttcaaggcgaggactttagccgctaggccacgccgctgggcccctaatTGTGTATATTAATAGTACATTAAACTAATGGGATATACAATAAATAGGAAACCTTGGGAAGGTACATTAAGATTATCTTGTCTGTCCTTTATTTTATGAAAGAGAATGTTGAAGTGTGCATTTAGTGGTTTTCCCAAGATCATTTATGTGTCTAAAATACACATAGCCTCAGTATGCCTTACCGGTCCTTGGAGAGCCTCAGCAAGAGCAGAAACAGGAAGGGGTTTTGAGCTCCAGTAAGTCACAGGTGAGTCacagggagctgcagctgggcctcCAACCCTGGGCTCTGATGCGGCATCCTAATTAACATTTAACCATTAGGCCAGCACTCATCACAGAATTGTCCAAGACTTAGACGGAAAATAATTGCCATAGATTAACATTGTAGgaatggacagtggcagagactcCAGAGTCCTAGCGTCCAGATACATTTCGTCAGTTGTTGTTCTTAAGCAGGGCCCCCTGTGCCCCTTCCTAGAGTTGACCAAATATCTGAAGGGAGAGATTTGAAACTGTAAATCATGTTGAAGACATGACATTGCTGTGCACAATGATTTCTCTGGCATGTGATCACTAAGTCATATTGTTGGTTAGGTAGTGGATCTAGGATGCCAAACCAGGTCACTCAGATTCAGAATCCATGGTTGTGTTAGTGCCTTGTGGCAAAGAACACAGGGACACATCTGTTCTTACTCAGAGGATTGCCCATACGGAAATCCAGGAGCATCCTTTGGGGTACCTGATggtttaaaatagttttaatcaACTTCAGATAAATACATGTGCATGTGAACGTGCAGCAGAAATTGTCTGAGATTGTGATGCACACCCACACGCAAGCTCACACTTGCCTGCTCAGAGCGTCTCCCTCTTGGTGTCCCAGGAAGTGCGTCACAAGTCTGTTTTTAAGATGTCTTATGGTTAGGATGTACTCACTCAGATAATTCAGGTATATTACCTTGATTACAGCTTCAAGGTTCCTGTGCCATGTTAAAATATCACATACTCACCTGTCCCAACACCAAGGTCATCAACATCTTGAGAGGCCATTCTTCCACACTTACAATGACTGAAATGAGTGATTGGCTGGATGGGATTAGCTGCAGATTTAAAGATGACTGACCAAAGAGCTAGAGTTAGTCAAGATTAAGACGGGGCAACAAAAAGTAATTCATTTGAACAGCAGAAAACAGATTAAAGAAAATGGAGCTTCAGAGAGCTATGGGATAATACCAAGTATCCTAATATGTATGTAAGTGGAATCTAGAAGGAAAAGTGAGAGAATGGAGCCAAGAAAAGATATGTGGAGACATAATGACCATGTAATTTCAAGTATGTTTATTCAGGAGTAAAGGATTAAtagtacacacacacgtatgtatgtatgtatgtatgaatatatgccCTTTaaagaataaaggagaaaatacttagtgtttcaaaataataaaaaggggGCCTGgcgctatggctcagtggctaaatcctcaccttgcacatgccaggatcccatgtggacaccagttgctgtcctggctactctgcttcccatccagctccctgctggtggtttgaaagacacatcttccattcattgattcactccccaaatgctgtcaGCACCATGGCTTGACTAGGAATGAATCTCTGTAGGCTTTAGTGGCGTGAGGGAGTGCTGTTGTACTTGGCGATCAGAGTTCACTTGTGCAGCCACGTGGTATTTCAGCTTAGTATGTCTAGGGATTTGTCCATTTCATCTCTAATTTGTTGACACATGAAATCTCAAATTCTCCCTCATAATCCTTTTAATTTTCTCAAGGTTCGTAATGGTGTCCTCTCTGATTCCTGGTTTTgtgatttgttctttttattttcctgtctGCTTAGCTCTAGATTtgtcaattttattgattttttttttttcaaagaaccaggCTTGGTTTtttcattgactttttaaaaaaatctatggtcTTTTGTCCTATGCTTTCATTCTTTATTAATTCCTTTCTTTTGCTTAATGTGAACTACTTATTTTCCTAATTTC from Ochotona princeps isolate mOchPri1 chromosome 25, mOchPri1.hap1, whole genome shotgun sequence encodes:
- the COPG2 gene encoding coatomer subunit gamma-2 isoform X2 — its product is MIKKFDKKDEESGSGSSPFQHLEKSTVLQEARLFNETPINPRRCLHILTKILYLLNQGEYFGTTEATEAFFAMTRLFQSNDQTLRRMCYLTIKEMATISEDVIIVTSSLTKDMTGKEDVYRGPAIRALCRVTDGTMLQAIERYMKQAIVDKVSSVSSSALVSSLHMMKISYDVVKRWINEAQEAASSDSIMVQYHALGVLYHLRKNDRLAVSKMLNKFTKSGLKSQFAYCMLIRIASRLLREAEDGSSTFL